In the genome of Nitrospira japonica, one region contains:
- a CDS encoding ExbD/TolR family protein, translated as MEREIDQINVIPLVDVMLVLLVIVMTTATFITTGHIPVDLAKAKESGERKDVPLVITLSSDGSLFLNDQPVSQEGLKVQLISHSRESLVLVRADRITVLERFVNVVDDVRGLGFHQVSLEVLRS; from the coding sequence ATGGAACGTGAAATTGATCAGATTAACGTCATCCCCCTCGTGGATGTGATGCTGGTCCTGCTCGTCATCGTCATGACGACCGCCACATTCATCACAACGGGACATATTCCGGTCGACCTGGCAAAAGCGAAAGAATCGGGAGAGCGGAAGGATGTCCCGCTTGTCATTACGCTCTCCTCCGACGGTAGTTTGTTCCTTAATGACCAGCCGGTATCGCAGGAAGGTCTGAAGGTCCAATTGATCAGCCATTCTCGGGAATCTCTCGTCCTCGTTCGGGCGGACAGGATTACAGTGCTAGAGCGCTTCGTCAACGTCGTCGATGACGTACGCGGGTTGGGTTTTCACCAAGTCAGCCTTGAAGTGCTGCGATCCTAA